Genomic window (Dyadobacter fanqingshengii):
GCCCTGACAGCATTTCCGGCTATTTCTGCATTTTCACCGAGGGTTTCTTTTCAGGCAGGATTCGCGACGGACTGGGTGATTTGCCGATGTTTACACCCGGCGGAAAACCGGCTTACCTGCTCAGTGAAGCGCAGGAGGCGCATGTTCAGGGAATTTTTGAAAAAATGCTGGAAGAGATTAATTCCGATTATCAGTATAAATATGACCTGCTGCGCAATTATGTAACGGAAACGGTGCATTATGCGATGAAAATGCAGCCGTCCGAGTCGCTATATCAGCATCCAAATGCCAATTCCAGGATCACAGCAGTTTTTACGGAGCTGCTGGAAAGGCAATTTCCCATCGAATCGCCTTCGCAGCGTTTTACATTTCGATCTGCCAATGATTTTGCGCAGCAATTGTCCGTTCACGTCAATCATCTGAACCGCGCCATTCGCGAAACGACGGGCAAAACAACCACAACGCACATTGCCGAACGCATTGCCAGTGAAGCGATTGCGCTTTTGAAGCATACCAACTGGAACATTTCGGAGATCAGTTACAGTCTGGGATTTGAAGAACCGGCCCATTTCAACAACTTTTTCAAAAAGCAAACCAGTCAGACACCCACTTCTTATCGGATTGTTTGAATTTTGCAATCATCTGTTTGAACGGCGCAATGTTGGATTTTTGCCGGTAACCTAATTTTGTTTCATCAAATTAAAACAAACAAAAAGATGGAAACTGATAAAATTTGGTTCGTAACTGGTGCTTCAAAAGGATTGGGACTCACATTGGTTCAAAAACTGCTTGCGAGCGGCAACAAAGTAGCCGCCACTTCCAGGAGTCTGGAAGATCTGCAAAAGGCGGTGGGTAATGATAGCACGCAATTTTTACCACTGGCAACAAACCTCAAAAGCGAGGCAAGCGTGCAGGAAGCAATAGAAAAAACCGTCGCGCATTTTGGCCGTATAGACGTGGTTGTGAATAATGCAGGTTATGGGCTGCTGGGCAGCGTCGAAGAGCTTTCGGACAGCGAGGTGCGGGACAACTTTGAAGTGAATGTGTTCGGCATTTTCACTGTGATCCGCAAGGCGATGCCATATCTCCGCGCCCAACGTTCCGGTCATATTTTGAACATTTCTTCTATTGGCGGATTCATGGGCGGTTTTCCCGGATTTGGCGCATATTGTGCTACCAAGTTTGCGGTTAATGGCCTTTCTGAATCGCTGGCTGAGGAAGTAAGGGCGTTCGGGGTGCATGTAACGATTGTGGAACCGGGCTATTTCAGGACAAATTTCCTGACAGATTCGTCCATAGGCCTTCCAAAAATCCAAATTGAAGATTATAAGGAAGTACGCGATTCGCAAAACGCGCATCAGAATGAGATCAACGGAAAACAGCCGGGTGATCCGGAAAAAGCCGCAGACGCAATGATCCGCATTGTTTCCGAAGCGAACCCACCCATGAACTTGTTCCTCGGGAGCGACGCCTTCGCAATTGCTAACGGCAAAATCGCAGCCGTGCAAAAAGAGCTTGCAGACTGGCAAGACCTCACAGTTTCGACTGATTTTGAAGTAGAGGGGGTTTAGGGTAAAAAATGCGCTGGCAGCCAGAGCGGACCGGGCAGCCGGGCACGTTACTTCCGAAGTAGCGTGCCAGCGTCATTTTGCCTTCAAACGAATCAAAAACCCGCCGCCTGGCGCCATTTTGATCTGTAACTTATCGGTCGAGGCCATTGCCTGTGATATCAATTTGTAATCCGCAGCATAGCGATCCGCATTTATACCATCTTCACAAATCGTTGCGTCGTATTTATGTTGTTTCAAAAAGTCCAGTGACACATTTAATGTTCTCGGTGTGAGATCATTCATTGCGCCGATAAACCAGTCATTGCCCTTTTTCCGGGCGGTAACGATGTAATCGCTCAGCTTTGCGTCGAGGACCATTGTGGTGTCCCAGGTTGTGGGAATGCTTCCGAGTAGGCTCATGAAATCGGGCTCCATCATGCCCTGTGAGGGATTTCCGGAGAAAAGCTGGATCGGGCTCTCATACACAACGAACATGGCCAACTGCTGCGTCCGGGTCCCGAAAGACATCACATTTTCTGCTATGGGTCGAAACGAGCTTTTGGTTCCGTTGCTTAGCAGACCGGGTTCGTAGTCCATTGGTCCGGAAGTCATTCTGATAAAGGGAAGCAGCAGATTGTGATCCGGCGTCGCTTTATCACTCCAAATGTTATATTCCGAACCTAAAACTGCCTCGCGGGTAAGCGCATGCGGATAAGTGCGGTTGAAGCCGGCGGGTTTAAAAGCGCCATGAAACATCAGCATAATCTTGTGGTTGGCGCAAGCCTGTGCCGTTTTATGATAAAAATCAACCGCTTTCTGATCGTCCCGGTCAATGAAATCGGTCATAATAAAGTCTACGCCCCATTTATTAAACTGGTCCAGTGCAGGCTCCATTTGTTTATCGAGCGTCATGGCCAGTGTCCACATGCCCAGCTTGATTTGCTTGGATTTCGCGTAAGCAACAATTTCCTCCATATTGATCGACGGCGTGATCTTGAAGAGATCATTGTTATCGCTCCATCCCGCGTCCATCAGAACCTGCTCGAAACCAAACTGTTTCGCGAAATCAATGTAATACTTATAGGTTTCGGTA
Coding sequences:
- a CDS encoding helix-turn-helix domain-containing protein; the encoded protein is MANSETLEEFYQHKFNWLPDNLQEDIGHFNVFRLEDCMGPNSAPIQYSRKDFYKITLIRGKNIYHYADKSLETDGPTLIFFNPQVPYTWEGGPDSISGYFCIFTEGFFSGRIRDGLGDLPMFTPGGKPAYLLSEAQEAHVQGIFEKMLEEINSDYQYKYDLLRNYVTETVHYAMKMQPSESLYQHPNANSRITAVFTELLERQFPIESPSQRFTFRSANDFAQQLSVHVNHLNRAIRETTGKTTTTHIAERIASEAIALLKHTNWNISEISYSLGFEEPAHFNNFFKKQTSQTPTSYRIV
- a CDS encoding oxidoreductase, with the translated sequence METDKIWFVTGASKGLGLTLVQKLLASGNKVAATSRSLEDLQKAVGNDSTQFLPLATNLKSEASVQEAIEKTVAHFGRIDVVVNNAGYGLLGSVEELSDSEVRDNFEVNVFGIFTVIRKAMPYLRAQRSGHILNISSIGGFMGGFPGFGAYCATKFAVNGLSESLAEEVRAFGVHVTIVEPGYFRTNFLTDSSIGLPKIQIEDYKEVRDSQNAHQNEINGKQPGDPEKAADAMIRIVSEANPPMNLFLGSDAFAIANGKIAAVQKELADWQDLTVSTDFEVEGV